A genomic window from Purpureocillium takamizusanense chromosome 2, complete sequence includes:
- the GYP1 gene encoding GTPase-activating protein (COG:U~EggNog:ENOG503NWNR~BUSCO:EOG09261YLQ) has product MWSSSGSGKKPAPSPQEMVQVDRSDSASPFWRPTVRDNAPKRSVTSPAARDPNLVVGAAYSHADMLKFDSLSLSRPKTPPSSSSSRVRVHEASPPARHSGQSSPPFKSYINFLSNTNDDWKADEDEMLGYDDDDGDDFGLPSLSNMKRRSRRIASQTTPDPSALSPAMEGPFGSKSRRHSNSADIAIERPTPAYPMPKKSEGKILRPQYKEILRDPANSLHLINYPSVPSNASAKEADAINSRITRINKFKKLLQASAISLPDLRSLAWSGVPEEVRAMTWQLLLSYLPTNSERRVATLERKRKEYVDGVRQAFERGGTSSASPGRARGLDEAIWHQISIDVPRTNPHIELYSYEATQRSLERILYVWAVRHPASGYVQGINDLVTPFWQVFLGLYIADNNIETGMDPGQLPKSVLDAVEADSFWCLTKLLDGIQDHYIVAQPGIQRQVGALRDLTARIDSTLSKHLEKEGVEFIQFSFRWMNCLLMREISVKNTIRMWDTYLAEEQGFSEFHLYVCAALLVKWSDKLVKMDFQEIMMFLQSLPTKAWTEKDIELLLSEAFIWQSLYKGSAAHLQSGQPSKPLLTNLQL; this is encoded by the exons atgtggtcgtcgtcggggagtGGCAAGAAGCCGGCACCTTCA CCACAGGAGATGGTCCAGGTCG ATCGATCCGA TTCTGCCTCGCCGTTCTGGAGACCGACAGTGCGCGACAATGCCCCTAAGAGGAGTGTGACCAGCCCGGCGGCTCGCGATCCGAACCTCGTGGTCGGCGCAGCCTACTCCCACGCCGATATGCTCAAGTTCGACTCGCT AAGCCTCTCGCGCCCCAAAACACCAccctcttcgtcttcgtctaGGGTCCGCGTCCACGAagcctccccgcccgcgcgccatTCGGGTCAGAGCTCCCCACCCTTCAAGAGCTACATCAACTTCCTCTCCAATACCAATGATGACTGGaaagccgacgaggacgagatgtTGGGAtacgatgacgatgacggcgacgactttGGGCTTCCCAGCCTGTCCAATATGAAGAGAAGATCCCGGCGCATAGCCAGTCAAACCACTCCGGACCCCAGCGCTCTCTCCCCTGCAATGGAGGGTCCGTTTGGATCGAAGAGCAGACGGCACTCCAACAGCGCCGACATTGCGATCGAGCGGCCAACCCCAGCCTATCCCATGCCGAAGAAGAGCGAGGGCAAAATATTACGACCGCAGTACAAGGAGATATTACGAG ACCCGGCGAATTCGCTACACCTAATCAACTACCCCTCCGTTCCGTCCAACGCATCGGCCAAGGAAGCAGACGCAATAAACTCCCGAATAACCCGAATCAACAAGTtcaagaagctgctgcaggcaTCGGCTATCTCGCTCCCGGACcttcgctcgctcgcgtgGTCAGGGGTGCCTGAGGAGGTCCGCGCAATGACGTGGCAGCTGCTCCTCAGCTACCTCCCCACCAACAGCGAGAGGAGGGTCGCCACGCTGGAGAGGAAGCGCAAGGAATACGTGGACGGAGTCCGGCAAGCGTTCGAAAGAGGCGgcaccagctcggcgagccccGGCCGCGCAAGAGGACTGGACGAGGCCATCTGGCACCAGATCAGCATCGACGTACCCAGGACGAACCCCCACATCGAGCTCTACAGCTACGAGGCGACGCAACGATCCCTGGAGCGCATCCTATACGTCTGGGCGGTCCGGCACCCAGCAAGCGGATACGTGCAGGGCATAAACGACCTGGTGACGCCGTTCTGGCAGGTGTTCCTCGGCCTGTACATTGCAGACAACAATATCGAGACGGGCATGGACCCGGGTCAGCTGCCCAAGTCGGTCCTGGAcgcggtcgaggccgacTCCTTCTGGTGCTTGaccaagctgctcgacggcatACAAGATCACTACATTGTGGCGCAGCCGGGGATACAGCGGCAGGTAGGCGCGTTGCGCGACCTCACGGCGCGCATCGACTCGACACTGTCGAAGCATctggagaaggagggcgtcgagttTATCCAGTTCAGCTTCCGTTGGATGAACTGCCTGCTCATGCGAGAGATAAGCGTCAAGAACACCATCCGCATGTGGGACACGTACCTG gccgaggagcagggcTTCTCCGAGTTCCACCTCTACGTgtgcgccgccctgctcgtaAAGTGGTCCGACAAACTCGTCAAGATGGACTTTCAGGAGATCATGATGTTCCTACAGAGCCTGCCCACCAAGGCCTGGACAGAAAAGGACATTGAGCTGCTCCTCAGCGAGGCCTTCATCTGGCAGAGCCTCTACAAGGGCTCCGCCGCGCACCTCCAGAGCGGCCAGCCCAGCAAGCCCCTGCTGACAAACCTGCAGCTGTAG
- the GYP1 gene encoding GTPase-activating protein, variant 2 (COG:U~EggNog:ENOG503NWNR~BUSCO:EOG09261YLQ) — translation MLKFDSLSLSRPKTPPSSSSSRVRVHEASPPARHSGQSSPPFKSYINFLSNTNDDWKADEDEMLGYDDDDGDDFGLPSLSNMKRRSRRIASQTTPDPSALSPAMEGPFGSKSRRHSNSADIAIERPTPAYPMPKKSEGKILRPQYKEILRDPANSLHLINYPSVPSNASAKEADAINSRITRINKFKKLLQASAISLPDLRSLAWSGVPEEVRAMTWQLLLSYLPTNSERRVATLERKRKEYVDGVRQAFERGGTSSASPGRARGLDEAIWHQISIDVPRTNPHIELYSYEATQRSLERILYVWAVRHPASGYVQGINDLVTPFWQVFLGLYIADNNIETGMDPGQLPKSVLDAVEADSFWCLTKLLDGIQDHYIVAQPGIQRQVGALRDLTARIDSTLSKHLEKEGVEFIQFSFRWMNCLLMREISVKNTIRMWDTYLAEEQGFSEFHLYVCAALLVKWSDKLVKMDFQEIMMFLQSLPTKAWTEKDIELLLSEAFIWQSLYKGSAAHLQSGQPSKPLLTNLQL, via the exons ATGCTCAAGTTCGACTCGCT AAGCCTCTCGCGCCCCAAAACACCAccctcttcgtcttcgtctaGGGTCCGCGTCCACGAagcctccccgcccgcgcgccatTCGGGTCAGAGCTCCCCACCCTTCAAGAGCTACATCAACTTCCTCTCCAATACCAATGATGACTGGaaagccgacgaggacgagatgtTGGGAtacgatgacgatgacggcgacgactttGGGCTTCCCAGCCTGTCCAATATGAAGAGAAGATCCCGGCGCATAGCCAGTCAAACCACTCCGGACCCCAGCGCTCTCTCCCCTGCAATGGAGGGTCCGTTTGGATCGAAGAGCAGACGGCACTCCAACAGCGCCGACATTGCGATCGAGCGGCCAACCCCAGCCTATCCCATGCCGAAGAAGAGCGAGGGCAAAATATTACGACCGCAGTACAAGGAGATATTACGAG ACCCGGCGAATTCGCTACACCTAATCAACTACCCCTCCGTTCCGTCCAACGCATCGGCCAAGGAAGCAGACGCAATAAACTCCCGAATAACCCGAATCAACAAGTtcaagaagctgctgcaggcaTCGGCTATCTCGCTCCCGGACcttcgctcgctcgcgtgGTCAGGGGTGCCTGAGGAGGTCCGCGCAATGACGTGGCAGCTGCTCCTCAGCTACCTCCCCACCAACAGCGAGAGGAGGGTCGCCACGCTGGAGAGGAAGCGCAAGGAATACGTGGACGGAGTCCGGCAAGCGTTCGAAAGAGGCGgcaccagctcggcgagccccGGCCGCGCAAGAGGACTGGACGAGGCCATCTGGCACCAGATCAGCATCGACGTACCCAGGACGAACCCCCACATCGAGCTCTACAGCTACGAGGCGACGCAACGATCCCTGGAGCGCATCCTATACGTCTGGGCGGTCCGGCACCCAGCAAGCGGATACGTGCAGGGCATAAACGACCTGGTGACGCCGTTCTGGCAGGTGTTCCTCGGCCTGTACATTGCAGACAACAATATCGAGACGGGCATGGACCCGGGTCAGCTGCCCAAGTCGGTCCTGGAcgcggtcgaggccgacTCCTTCTGGTGCTTGaccaagctgctcgacggcatACAAGATCACTACATTGTGGCGCAGCCGGGGATACAGCGGCAGGTAGGCGCGTTGCGCGACCTCACGGCGCGCATCGACTCGACACTGTCGAAGCATctggagaaggagggcgtcgagttTATCCAGTTCAGCTTCCGTTGGATGAACTGCCTGCTCATGCGAGAGATAAGCGTCAAGAACACCATCCGCATGTGGGACACGTACCTG gccgaggagcagggcTTCTCCGAGTTCCACCTCTACGTgtgcgccgccctgctcgtaAAGTGGTCCGACAAACTCGTCAAGATGGACTTTCAGGAGATCATGATGTTCCTACAGAGCCTGCCCACCAAGGCCTGGACAGAAAAGGACATTGAGCTGCTCCTCAGCGAGGCCTTCATCTGGCAGAGCCTCTACAAGGGCTCCGCCGCGCACCTCCAGAGCGGCCAGCCCAGCAAGCCCCTGCTGACAAACCTGCAGCTGTAG
- a CDS encoding uncharacterized protein (TransMembrane:1 (o15-35i)~CAZy:GT90~COG:S~EggNog:ENOG503PCPK): MFKLCDPRLWPSRLVVRYLSAAFFVAFVVANYMLWHDAKSWDMAGLRSTVGLDIGHKHPIKKLMVEAKLRHEKLLAAQSHDVADAAARYRSKRGRHPPPGFDAWFKAAQDAHAIVVEDYFDRIYKDLTPFWALELNTVRRRADAWHWVVKVRNGTASGVGDVEGRVPWLQLWTALVEEFAQHLPDVDMPVNMMDESRILVPHDQIAKLVDKERKERTLADVASVKSTFTGLQHLEDDKSDPYDPEWFGPSNQYWDLAVKTCGPGTPAHGVKQIDDWATPAAFPQNYRPSYSYKGFVQNWTAATDPCLQPHLRQLHGTFIEPISLSSTEELIPLFGGSKLPMNNEILIPGAMYLTRDEFYSGGDSHGPSWGRKKDGLIWRGDGSGGRPKEHTWHHFQRHRLVDMFNATTIARAESDAKRPLTFELPSLAIYDSPRMRRGELGAWISQFADTAFVHLCPENECDFFQPYFKLSEQIPMKKQYNYKFLPDADGNSFSARFRGFLRSTSLPLKATVYAEWHDDRIIPWVHFVPLDNTFQDMYPVLEYFADGGGPGDAAAQFIAEMGREWSEKVLRREDMRLYVWRLLLEWARVCDDNRHTLGYVDDLKKA; this comes from the coding sequence ATGTTCAAGCTCTGTGACCCGCGGCTCTGGCcgtcgcgcctcgtcgtgcggTACCTgtcggccgccttcttcgtcgcattcgtcgtcgccaactaCATGCTCTGGCACGATGCCAAGTCGTGGGACATGGCCGGCTTGCGCAGCACCGTCGGCTTAGATATCGGTCACAAGCACCCCATCAAGAAGCTCATGGTCGAAGCAAAGTTGCGCCACGAAAAGCTGTTGGCCGCGCAAAGCCACGACGTTGCCGACGCAGCGGCCAGATACCGGTCCAAGCGCGGGCGCCACCCGCCCCCGGGCTTCGACGCCTGGTTCAAAGCCGCCCAGGACGCCCACGCCATTGTCGTCGAAGACTATTTCGACCGCATATACAAGGACCTGACGCCCTTTTGGGCCCTCGAGCTCAAcaccgtccgccgccgcgccgacgcctggCACTGGGTCGTCAAGGTCCGCAATGGCACCGCCtctggcgtcggcgacgtcgagggccgcgtgCCCTGGCTGCAGCTCTGgaccgccctcgtcgaggaatTCGCCCAACACTTGCCCGATGTCGACATGCCCGTCAACATGATGGACGAGTCCCGCATCCTCGTCCCCCACGACCAAAtcgccaagctcgtcgacaaggagCGCAAGGAGAGGAccctggccgacgtcgccagcGTCAAATCCACCTTCACCGGCCTCCAACACCTCGAAGACGACAAGAGCGATCCCTACGACCCGGAGTGGTTCGGGCCCAGCAACCAGTACTGGGACCTGGCCGTCAAGACGTGCGGCCCCGGCACCCCCGCCCATGGCGTCAAGCAGATCGACGACTgggccacgcccgccgccttcccACAAAACTACAGACCTTCGTACTCGTACAAGGGTTTTGTCCAGAACTGGACCGCTGCGACCGACCCCTGCCTGCAGCCGcacctgcgccagctgcACGGCACCTTTATCGAGCCCATCAGCCTCTCCTCCACCGAGGAGCTGATACCCCTGTTCGGCGGCTCTAAGCTTCCCATGAACAACGAGATACTTATCCCCGGTGCCATGTATCTGACTCGGGATGAGTTCTACTCGGGCGGTGACTCCCATGGGCCCTCGTGGGGGCGCAAGAAGGACGGCCTCATCTGGCGAGGCGATGGTTCCGGCGGTCGACCCAAGGAGCACACCTGGCATCACTTTCAGCGTCATCGTCTTGTCGACATGTTCAACGCCACGAccatcgcccgcgccgagtcGGACGCAAAGCGCCCGTTGACGTTTGAGCTTCCGTCTCTCGCCATCTACGACAGCCCCCGGATGAGACGCGGGGAGTTGGGCGCCTGGATCAGCCAGTTCGCTGATACCGCCTTTGTGCATCTCTGCCCGGAAAACGAGTGCGACTTTTTCCAGCCTTACTTCAAGCTGTCAGAGCAGATCCCCATGAAGAAGCAGTACAACTACAAGTTTctccccgacgccgacggcaactCGTTCAGCGCCCGCTTCCGGGGCTTTCTCCGCTCCACGAGTCTGCCACTCAAAGCTACCGTCTACGCCGAGTGGCACGACGACCGCATAATCCCATGGGTGCATTTCGTGCCCCTCGACAACACCTTCCAGGACATGTATCCTGTGCTCGAATACTttgccgacggtggcgggccaggcgacgcggcggcgcagttCATCGCCGAGATGGGCCGCGAGTGGTCCGAGAAGGTGCTGCGTCGGGAGGACATGCGCCTCTACGTCTGGCGTCTGCTGCTCGAATGGGCGAGAGTGTGCGACGACAACCGGCATACCCTCGGCTATGTCGATGACCTCAAGAAGGCCTAA
- a CDS encoding uncharacterized protein (EggNog:ENOG503NXXZ~COG:A) has protein sequence MTEPENFEEDLFADLYDDNDASKGAPAPAPVAPVSSAPDDTGEAAVSSTRDAENAAGGEAMAHDAEDDDEEDDDEVDFNLGGGSTATAPVPQHDDTPSTPPYGTVHKASAKDDGKMFIGGLNWETTDQSLRDYFSQFGEVVECTVMRDSSTGRSRGFGFLTFKDAKTVNIVMVKEHFLDGKIIDPKRAIPRDEQEKTSKIFVGGVSQETTDQEFRDYFAQFGRVVDATLMMDKDTGRPRGFGFVTFESEAGVDACINVPLEIHGKPVEVKKAQPRGNLREEEEAAKRNKFRKDEQSGQGGMGGGQQMGGATNGMTPQLMAQYFQRMQQYFNMMQSQMAMNRGMQMNPAMWQQMMQMQQMQQQMMAGGRGGGPGNNPQNMMGGGNMNPQMMQQMQQQMMQMQQQQQQQQQQQGGQQQQQQPQGGGDQGNYGGGFQQAPPQGPGGGRRGGRGGAGGGGYGGGGGGGYGMGGGGGGAPTSWEGMYDDVPQPSAGQGGFRRGGGSGSQGTPDPQNAPPANAPTGPKNAGRPGANYRGGGRGGNRGFHPYAR, from the exons ATGACGGAGCCTGAGAACTTCGAAGAGGACCTCTTCGCCGACCT CtacgacgacaatgacgcCTCCAAGGGAGCTCCTGCCCCTGCGCCGGTGGCGCCTGTGAGCAGTGCACCCGACGACACTGGCGAAGCCGCAGTGTCTTCCACGAGAGATGCTGAGAacgcagcgggcggcgaagCAATGGCAcacgatgccgaggacgacgacgaagaggacgacgatgaggtcgacTTCAACCTTGGCGGGGGCAGCACCGCGACAGCCCCCGTCCCCCAGCATGACGATACCCCCTCCACGCCTCCCTACGGAACCGTTCACAAGGCAAGCGCCAAAGACGACGG GAAAATGTTCATCGGTGGATTGAATTGGGAAACTACAGACC AGTCCCTCAGAGACTACTTCTCGCAGTTTGGCGAAGTCGTAGAGTGCACCGTCATGCgcgacagcagcaccggccgATCTCGCGGTTTCGGTTTCCTAACTTTCAAAGACGCCAAGACGGTTAACATCGTCATGGTCAAGGAGCACTTTTTGGACGGCAAAATT ATTGACCCCAAGCGCGCCATCCCGCGGGATGAGCAGGAAAAAACTAGCAAGATCTTTGTCGGGGGTGTCAGCCAGGAGACGACGGACCAGGAGTTTCGAGACTACTTTGCGCAGTTCGGACGGGTCGTGGATGCTACCCTGATGATGGACAAGGACACGGGTCGCCCCCGTGGCTTCGGCTTCGTCACCTTTGAgagcgaggccggcgtcgacgcctgcATCAACGTTCCTCTGGAGATTCacggcaagcccgtcgaggtcaaGAAGGCCCAGCCGCGCGGCAACCTccgtgaggaggaggaggcggccaagcgcaACAAGTTCCGCAAGGACGAGCAGTcgggccaaggcggcatgggcggcggccagcagatgggcggcgccaccaacgGCATGACACCCCAGCTCATGGCGCAGTACTTTCAGCGCATGCAGCAGTACTTCAACATGATGCAGAGCCAGATGGCCATGAACCGGGGCATGCAGATGAACCCCGCAATGTGGCAGCAGAtgatgcagatgcagcagATGCAACAGCAAATGATGGCTGGTGGCCGCGGAGGCGGACCCGGCAACAACCCACAGAACATGATGGGAGGAGGCAACATGAATCCGCAGATGATgcagcagatgcagcagcaaatgatgcagatgcagcaacaacaacagcaacaacagcagcagcagggcggacagcaacagcagcagcaaccccaaggcggcggcgaccagggcAATTACGGAGGCGGATTCCAGCAAGCTCCGCCCCAGGGaccgggaggcggccggcggggtggccgaggcggcgccggcggcggcggctacggcggaggcggaggcggaggttACGGCatgggcggaggcggcggcggcgccccgacATCGTGGGAGGGCATGTACGACGACGTGCCGCAGCCCAGCGCCGGCCAGGGAGGCTTccgcaggggcggcggcagcggctctcAGGGCACCCCCGATCCGCAGAATGCGCCGCCTGCCAACGCGCCCACGGGGCCCAAGAacgccggccgccccggcgcaAACtatcgcggcggcggacgcggcggcaacagGGGCTTCCACCCGTACGCGCGGTAG